From Primulina huaijiensis isolate GDHJ02 chromosome 15, ASM1229523v2, whole genome shotgun sequence, one genomic window encodes:
- the LOC140959694 gene encoding triosephosphate isomerase, chloroplastic-like yields MALMSTSLGAAVACQLSPQLTQFSGLRKIFVRFENLASDSNSTQCLFQNVDSHVQLASSRKECRGVVAMAGSGQFFVGGNWKCNGTKDSLSKLVSDLNSAALESDVDVVVAPPFVYIDQVKNSLSDRIEIAAQNCWTGKGGAFTGEISVEQIKDLGCNWVVLGHSERRHIIGEDDQFIGKKAAYALSQNIGVIACIGELLEEREAGKTFDVCFQQLKAYADAVPSWDKIVIAYEPVWAIGTGKVATPEQAQEVHIAIRDWLSKNVSAEVASKTRIIYGGSVNGGNCAELAKQEDIDGFLVGGASLKGPEFATIINSVTSKKVAV; encoded by the exons ATGGCTTTGATGTCAACGTCACTAGGCGCCGCCGTCGCGTGTCAACTCTCACCTCAGCTGACTCAGTTCTCCGGCCTCCGCAAAATTTTCGTCAGGTTCGAGAACTTGGCATCCGACTCTAATTCAACTCAGTGCTTGTTTCAGAACGTCGATTCGCATGTACAACTCGCCTCCTCTCGTAAAGAATGCCGCGGTGTGGTAGCGATGGCAGGATCCGGCCAG TTCTTCGTCGGTGGAAATTGGAAATGC AATGGTACGAAAGACTCTCTAAGCAAGCTTGTCTCTGATTTGAACAGTGCAGCATTGGAGTCTGATGTTG ATGTTGTCGTGGCGCCACCTTTTGTCTATATTGATCAGGTGAAGAACTCATTATCTGATCGAATTGAGATAGCTGCGCAGAATTGCTGGACTGGAAAAGGTGGTGCATTTACTGGCGAAATCAG TGTGGAACAAATAAAAGACCTTGGCTGCAATTGGGTGGTTTTAGGGCATTCTGAGAGGAGACATATAATTGGAGAAGACGATCAA TTCATTGGGAAGAAGGCTGCTTATGCATTGAGTCAGAATATCGGAGTGATTGCTTGCATTGGAGAGTTATTAGAAGAAAGAGAAGCAGGAAAAACTTTTGATGTTTGTTTTCAGCAGTTGAAGGCTTATGCTG ATGCTGTCCCGAGTTGGGATAAGATTGTCATTGCATACGAACCCGTATGGGCTATTGGAACTGGTAAAGTGGCCACACCAGAGCAGGCTCAGGAGGTGCATATAGCTATTCGTGATTGGCTTAGTAAGAATGTGTCTGCAGAAGTTGCATCCAAAACTCGCATTATTTATGGAG GTTCCGTCAATGGAGGAAACTGCGCCGAGCTTGCAAAGCAAGAAGACATTGATGGATTTCTTGTCGGCGGTGCATCCCTCAAG GGGCCCGAGTTTGCGACTATAATCAACTCCGTGACTTCCAAGAAGGTCGCTGTATGA
- the LOC140960244 gene encoding uncharacterized protein has product MRAPRRPIQAVSSWVRRQPPKVKAFLAVISGMAALVLLRAIVHDHDNIFVAAEAVHSIGISVLIYKLMKEKTCAGLSLKSQELTAIFLAVRLYCSFVMEYDIHTLLDMATLATTLWVIYMIRLKLRSSYMEDKDNFALYYVLVPCAVLALLIHPSTSHHLVNRIAWAFCVYLEAVSVLPQLRVMQNTKIVEPFTAHYVFALGVARFLSCAHWVLQVLDSRGHLLVALGHGLWPSMVLISEIVQTFILADFCYYYVKSVFGGQLVLRLPSGVV; this is encoded by the exons ATGAGGGCTCCACGAAGACCGATCCAAGCTGTGTCGTCGTGGGTGCGGCGGCAGCCACCCAAGGTGAAGGCTTTTCTTGCCGTCATCAGTGGTATGGCGGCGCTCGTGCTCCTCCGCGCAATTGTACACGATCACGATAATATTTTCGTCGCCGCGGAAGCAGTTCACTCTATTGGAATCTCTGTTCTTATTTACAAGCTTATGAAGGAGAAAACTTGCGCCG GGCTTTCATTGAAATCCCAGGAGCTGACCGCTATCTTTTTGGctgttagattgtattgtagtTTTGTTATGGAATATGACATACACACGTTGCTTGACATGGCTACACTAGCTACAACCTTGTGGGTTATTTACATGATTCGTCTGAAGCTAAGGTCAAGTTACATGGAGGATAAAGACAATTTTGCACTATATTATGTG TTGGTCCCTTGTGCTGTTTTAGCTCTGTTGATACACCCATCTACATCGCATCACTTGGTCAACCGGATTGCTTGGGCCTTCTGTGTTTACCTTGAAGCCGTTTCTGTCCTTCCTCAACTACGTGTCATGCAAAACACTAAG ATTGTTGAACCATTTACAGCTCATTATGTATTTGCATTGGGTGTTGCGAGGTTCCTGAGCTGTGCTCATTGGGTTCTCCAG GTGTTGGACAGTCGTGGTCATCTTCTTGTGGCATTGGGCCATGGACTATGGCCATCAATGGTTCTTATATCAGAAATTGTTCAAACTTTCATCCTGGCTGACTTTTGTTATTACTACGTGAAAAG TGTCTTCGGAGGGCAGCTCGTGCTGCGCCTTCCTTCTGGCGTGGTGTAA
- the LOC140959935 gene encoding snakin-2-like isoform X2, whose product MAGFRVLIASILLTLLVLHQVQSFQISKAVSGTVNPVPKMDCGGACEVRCKLSSRPRLCKRACGTCCARCNCVPPGTSGNYEACACYATMTTRNNKRKCP is encoded by the exons ATGGCTGGTTTCAGAGTTCTTATTGCTTCAATCTTGCTCACTCTGCTTGTCTTGCATCAAGTCCAATCATTTCAA ATTAGTAAGGCCGTTTCAGGAACTGTGAATCCCGTCCCGAAAATGG ACTGCGGGGGAGCCTGTGAGGTGAGGTGCAAATTGTCGTCGAGGCCGAGACTGTGCAAGAGGGCTTGCGGCACATGCTGCGCCAGGTGCAACTGCGTTCCGCCGGGCACGTCTGGTAATTATGAGGCATGTGCTTGCTATGCAACCATGACAACTCGTAATAACAAACGCAAGTGCCCGTAG
- the LOC140959935 gene encoding snakin-2-like isoform X1, whose amino-acid sequence MAGFRVLIASILLTLLVLHQVQSFQVNQPISKAVSGTVNPVPKMDCGGACEVRCKLSSRPRLCKRACGTCCARCNCVPPGTSGNYEACACYATMTTRNNKRKCP is encoded by the exons ATGGCTGGTTTCAGAGTTCTTATTGCTTCAATCTTGCTCACTCTGCTTGTCTTGCATCAAGTCCAATCATTTCAAGTAAATCAACCG ATTAGTAAGGCCGTTTCAGGAACTGTGAATCCCGTCCCGAAAATGG ACTGCGGGGGAGCCTGTGAGGTGAGGTGCAAATTGTCGTCGAGGCCGAGACTGTGCAAGAGGGCTTGCGGCACATGCTGCGCCAGGTGCAACTGCGTTCCGCCGGGCACGTCTGGTAATTATGAGGCATGTGCTTGCTATGCAACCATGACAACTCGTAATAACAAACGCAAGTGCCCGTAG
- the LOC140959871 gene encoding auxin-induced protein 6B-like, translated as MMDIRQILRRSSFKAKGSTSTGTDVPKGHFVVYVGESTKKKRFIVPISYLNEPLFQDLLSRAEEEFGFNHPTGGLTIPCNEDQFTNLTSSLARS; from the coding sequence ATGATGGACATTCGTCAAATTCTGAGACGATCTTCATTCAAAGCCAAAGGATCAACGTCAACGGGAACTGATGTTCCAAAGGGTCATTTTGTCGTTTACGTTGGGGAGAGTACCAAAAAGAAGAGATTCATTGTTCCAATATCATACTTGAATGAACCTTTGTTTCAAGATTTACTAAGTCGAGCTGAAGAAGAATTCGGGTTCAATCATCCAACTGGTGGCCTCACTATCCCATGCAATGAGGATCAATTCACCAATCTCACCTCATCCTTGGCCAGATCATGA